One stretch of Pandoraea oxalativorans DNA includes these proteins:
- a CDS encoding phosphatidylserine decarboxylase family protein, with protein sequence MTSTARAASPSPHPPAVQGSRRRLGAWITENETAIADLRADFVRHARHRMMTEPLSPAVARLRACIFDDPVRRMDLSKAITQALGDGHRLGFEDIDTLIHTIDYVVTTAPAFDKKSLIVCPVNALLDWLMCMPSGYAFFRDSDFNRCMRDVLTQWCQFLSGPESRTFLNTRAPDGWLSADANARLGLHQFEVDVSQPYGGCNSWNAFFTRRFKPDARPVASPDDSRVIVNACESTPYHVRREVRMRDSFWIKSQPYSLIDMFGASHKALAAPFADGAVYQAYLSAYDYHRWHSPVDGTVVAAYRLPGTYFSETESEGDDQAGLNDSQGYLTATATRAVVVIRADDPAIGTLGCLFVGMGDVSSCVLQVERGRHLGKGDALGYFQYGGSTYCLVFEPGVVQSFTADEDRLPHDKPVKVNAAIAMTA encoded by the coding sequence ATGACGTCAACCGCCCGCGCTGCATCACCCTCGCCCCACCCCCCCGCCGTACAGGGATCGCGCCGCCGTCTCGGCGCATGGATCACCGAAAACGAAACCGCGATCGCCGATTTGCGCGCCGACTTCGTGCGGCACGCCCGTCATCGCATGATGACGGAGCCGCTGAGTCCGGCGGTTGCTCGTTTGCGCGCGTGCATCTTCGACGATCCTGTGCGGCGAATGGACCTCAGCAAAGCCATCACGCAGGCGCTGGGAGACGGTCATCGACTGGGATTCGAAGACATCGACACGCTGATCCACACCATCGACTATGTCGTCACCACAGCGCCCGCGTTCGACAAGAAGAGCCTTATCGTCTGCCCGGTCAACGCGCTGCTCGACTGGCTGATGTGTATGCCGTCAGGTTATGCGTTCTTTCGCGATTCCGACTTCAACCGCTGCATGCGCGATGTGCTCACTCAGTGGTGCCAGTTCCTCAGCGGCCCCGAGTCACGCACCTTCCTGAATACCCGCGCGCCCGACGGCTGGCTCAGTGCAGACGCCAATGCCCGGCTCGGTCTGCATCAGTTCGAAGTGGATGTGTCGCAACCGTACGGCGGCTGCAATTCGTGGAACGCCTTCTTCACGCGCCGCTTCAAGCCCGACGCGCGCCCCGTCGCTTCGCCCGACGACTCGCGCGTCATCGTCAACGCGTGTGAAAGCACGCCTTACCACGTAAGGCGCGAGGTCCGCATGCGCGACAGCTTCTGGATCAAATCACAGCCCTATTCCCTGATCGACATGTTCGGCGCGTCGCACAAAGCGCTGGCCGCCCCATTTGCCGACGGCGCCGTATATCAGGCCTACCTGAGCGCGTACGACTACCACCGCTGGCATTCGCCGGTGGACGGCACGGTCGTCGCGGCCTATCGCTTGCCGGGCACGTATTTTTCGGAGACGGAATCGGAGGGAGACGATCAGGCAGGACTCAACGATTCTCAAGGCTATCTGACGGCGACGGCCACGCGGGCCGTCGTCGTCATCCGGGCGGACGATCCTGCGATCGGCACACTCGGCTGCCTGTTCGTCGGGATGGGAGATGTGTCGTCGTGCGTGCTCCAGGTCGAGCGCGGACGGCATCTGGGCAAAGGCGATGCACTGGGGTACTTCCAGTATGGCGGTTCGACCTACTGTCTGGTCTTCGAACCCGGCGTGGTGCAGTCGTTCACCGCCGACGAGGACCGGCTGCCGCACGACAAACCGGTCAAAGTGAACGCCGCGATTGCCATGACGGCTTAA
- a CDS encoding LysR family transcriptional regulator produces MRDSSVANSLSATLEIDLLRSFTAIAQAGSLSRAAQRIARTQSALSQQMKRLEEIVDQPLFQRTGRGVVLTGAGERLLGHAQRILRAHDEAMADMSGRGLTGTIRFGCPDDYAAAFLPHLLREFAVVHPHAQVEVICEPTPRLLEQLSRHALDLALISLPDGVDAANVIRREALVWIGSAGLDGVLSNPDEPLPLALSDPDTLDHIAACDALSRAGRAYRIAYASSNLSGLTALARSGQAFAVMTQTAVPPDLRIVTADTLPTLPSVGITVKFDRARPSHLSMAFADHIRQTLAVL; encoded by the coding sequence ATGAGAGATAGTAGTGTGGCTAATAGCTTGAGTGCGACACTGGAAATCGATTTGCTGCGCTCGTTCACGGCCATTGCCCAAGCCGGTTCGCTCAGTCGCGCCGCGCAGCGCATCGCCCGAACGCAGTCGGCGCTGAGTCAGCAGATGAAGCGTCTGGAGGAGATCGTCGACCAGCCGTTGTTTCAGCGCACGGGGCGTGGCGTGGTGCTGACCGGCGCTGGCGAGCGTCTGCTCGGTCATGCGCAACGCATTCTTCGCGCACACGACGAGGCGATGGCCGACATGTCGGGGCGCGGACTGACCGGGACGATTCGGTTCGGCTGTCCGGACGACTATGCCGCGGCGTTCCTGCCGCATCTGTTGCGCGAGTTCGCAGTGGTGCATCCGCACGCACAGGTCGAGGTAATTTGCGAGCCGACACCGAGATTGCTGGAGCAGTTATCGCGTCATGCACTCGATCTGGCCCTGATTTCGTTACCCGATGGCGTGGACGCAGCCAATGTGATCCGGCGCGAAGCGCTGGTCTGGATCGGGAGCGCGGGGCTGGACGGGGTGCTCTCGAACCCGGACGAACCCTTGCCGCTGGCGCTTTCCGACCCCGACACGCTGGACCACATCGCCGCCTGCGATGCACTCTCGAGGGCCGGACGGGCTTACCGGATCGCCTACGCGAGTAGCAATCTGTCCGGACTGACGGCGCTCGCCCGCTCGGGACAGGCGTTTGCGGTGATGACACAGACGGCAGTGCCACCGGACTTACGCATTGTTACAGCTGATACCTTGCCGACGTTGCCGTCCGTGGGGATTACGGTAAAGTTCGATCGCGCGCGCCCCAGTCACCTGAGCATGGCGTTTGCCGATCACATTCGGCAGACACTGGCGGTGTTGTAA
- a CDS encoding aspartate aminotransferase family protein, which produces MSKNQDAAFWRNAREHLIRYGGTFEPMIVERAQGSFVYDADGRAILDFTSGQMSAVLGHSHPDIVSVVTESIGKLDHLFSGMLSRPVVDLATRLAEITPEGLDRVMLLSTGAESNEAAIRMAKLVTGKYEVVGFAQSWHGMTGAAASATYSAGRKGVGPAAVGSFAIPAPFTYRPRFGPAGQYDYLAELDYAFDLIDRQSSGNLAAFIAEPILSSGGIIELPPGYLAALKRKCEERGMLLILDEAQTGIGRTGTMFAFERDGVTPDILTLSKTLGAGLPLAAMVTSAQIEERAYERGYLFYTTHVSDPLPAAVGLRVLDVVARDGLVARANVMGERLRNGLLGLMERFDCVGDVRGRGLLLGMEIVKDRHSKAAADGLGAKITRECMNLGLSMNIVQLPGMGGVFRIAPPLTVSDEEIDLGVSLLGQAIERSL; this is translated from the coding sequence TTGTCGAAGAACCAAGACGCCGCGTTCTGGCGCAACGCCCGCGAACATCTGATCCGCTACGGCGGCACCTTCGAGCCGATGATCGTCGAGCGCGCTCAGGGCAGCTTCGTCTACGACGCCGACGGTCGCGCGATCCTCGACTTCACCTCCGGGCAAATGAGTGCGGTGCTCGGCCATAGCCATCCGGACATCGTCTCGGTCGTAACGGAATCCATCGGCAAACTCGATCACCTGTTCAGCGGCATGCTTTCGCGTCCAGTCGTGGATCTGGCAACCCGGCTGGCCGAGATCACGCCCGAGGGACTGGACCGTGTGATGTTGCTCAGCACCGGCGCAGAGTCGAACGAGGCGGCCATCCGCATGGCCAAGCTCGTCACCGGCAAGTACGAAGTCGTGGGGTTCGCGCAGTCGTGGCATGGGATGACGGGCGCAGCAGCGTCCGCGACCTACAGTGCCGGACGCAAAGGCGTCGGCCCTGCGGCCGTGGGCTCTTTTGCCATTCCCGCGCCGTTCACGTACCGACCGCGCTTCGGCCCGGCCGGGCAGTACGACTATCTCGCCGAACTGGACTACGCCTTCGACCTGATCGATCGGCAGTCGAGCGGCAATCTGGCCGCGTTCATCGCCGAACCGATCCTGAGCTCCGGCGGCATTATCGAACTCCCGCCCGGCTATCTTGCAGCCCTCAAGCGCAAGTGCGAGGAGCGCGGCATGTTGCTGATTCTCGACGAAGCGCAGACCGGCATCGGACGCACCGGCACCATGTTCGCGTTCGAACGCGACGGCGTGACGCCTGACATTCTGACCCTGTCGAAGACGCTCGGTGCCGGGCTGCCGCTCGCCGCCATGGTGACGTCGGCGCAAATCGAGGAGCGCGCCTACGAGCGCGGCTATCTGTTCTACACGACCCACGTTTCCGATCCGCTACCGGCGGCTGTCGGCCTGCGCGTGCTCGACGTCGTGGCGCGCGACGGACTCGTCGCCCGCGCCAACGTGATGGGCGAGCGACTGCGCAATGGCTTGCTGGGATTGATGGAGCGTTTCGATTGCGTGGGCGACGTTCGCGGCCGCGGCTTGCTGCTCGGTATGGAGATTGTGAAGGACCGACACAGCAAAGCGGCCGCAGACGGCCTCGGCGCGAAGATCACGCGCGAATGCATGAACCTCGGCCTGAGCATGAACATCGTGCAGTTGCCCGGCATGGGGGGCGTGTTTCGTATCGCCCCGCCACTGACCGTCAGCGACGAGGAAATCGATCTGGGTGTGTCGTTGCTCGGGCAGGCGATCGAGCGTTCGCTGTAG
- a CDS encoding alpha/beta hydrolase → MFHQQGGRLTRQLPKFASGLMAAAALLGAPAHASEVLSSEVYSKNLSRPLTYNVYLPTGYEASGKTTYPVLYLLHGNDGVKNDWVVKGRMQSTMDKLIGHGDIPPAIVIMPDANTNWYVDLKERMETAFFSELIPHVEKTYRAIKSRDARLIGGLSMGGYGAMRYALKYPEKFKAAALLSPAIYNPEPPKDSSARFVKVFAEPNTNGEYSARVWQQNNYPAYFDEFLKKGIKVPMYINSGDDDDFNIEMEATRFYELLRANKQPAELRIVDGKHEWPVWASTLPDALKYIFRDVQRPQRND, encoded by the coding sequence ATGTTCCATCAACAGGGTGGGCGTCTGACCCGGCAGTTGCCGAAGTTCGCGTCGGGTTTGATGGCTGCGGCAGCATTGCTCGGTGCACCGGCGCACGCGAGCGAGGTTTTGTCGAGCGAGGTCTACAGCAAGAATTTGTCGCGCCCGCTGACCTACAACGTCTACCTCCCGACGGGCTACGAAGCCAGCGGCAAGACGACGTACCCTGTGCTGTACCTGCTGCACGGCAACGACGGCGTGAAGAACGACTGGGTGGTCAAGGGCCGCATGCAGTCGACCATGGACAAGCTGATCGGCCACGGCGACATTCCCCCGGCCATCGTGATCATGCCGGACGCCAATACCAACTGGTACGTGGACCTCAAGGAGCGCATGGAAACGGCGTTCTTCAGCGAGTTGATCCCGCACGTCGAGAAGACGTATCGGGCGATCAAGTCGCGCGACGCACGCCTGATCGGCGGCCTGTCGATGGGGGGGTACGGTGCGATGCGCTACGCGCTCAAGTATCCGGAGAAGTTCAAGGCGGCTGCGCTCTTGAGTCCGGCTATCTACAATCCGGAGCCGCCGAAGGACTCGTCGGCCCGCTTCGTGAAGGTGTTTGCCGAGCCGAACACGAATGGCGAGTACAGCGCACGTGTCTGGCAGCAGAACAACTATCCGGCGTATTTCGACGAGTTCCTGAAGAAAGGCATCAAGGTGCCGATGTACATCAACTCGGGCGACGACGACGATTTCAACATCGAGATGGAAGCCACGCGCTTTTATGAGTTGCTGCGCGCGAACAAGCAACCGGCGGAGTTGCGCATCGTCGACGGCAAGCATGAGTGGCCGGTCTGGGCGAGTACGCTGCCCGACGCGCTGAAGTACATCTTCCGCGATGTTCAGCGTCCGCAGCGTAATGACTGA
- a CDS encoding glycosyltransferase family 39 protein: MQNHATTSTSPTDTSVRRTLTLRALVSRAAVAVQFSPSLYVTVYAIVWTLTSAALDPTVPFDAVEALNWARNAEWGTPKNPWLVGFSMWPAIGSGLTGEALAFYWYASHFAVVAVGMLGVWHLAERLSGDPRLAWLALLSLHLSGAINIDILPYNDNYLLVMLWPWMLWLFVRAMYDSPKFWLAFGVVAGLAAMTKYSTFALLGAIFVMTLWTPDTRRHYRHPAFLLGLLVFFALIAPNILWLARHDFAAFRWVDDQIHPRLNWRGLRGALTAFYPVATLAFVMHLAGLRFKRPTAPVRFVAMTVLAPLLPILIYFTLHEGGRISEWLQPFAVPLPALFVACVLPVTAKRAPRISRWLPVVGLTVWMGYATVLSLNLRNTGEKFAGIKAASIALEQRWRARYHAPLAYVGNDHLATWLTFYAPGQPRLLTRWSAKVRPNIYTKDIDEVEVRARGAILIGHPGRSCRRASFAHTLALWPSLTIDARETLPFSYHGGSTPGTAMPLCVAYIAPQP, encoded by the coding sequence ATGCAAAATCACGCCACTACCTCCACATCGCCGACCGATACGTCAGTGCGTCGCACGCTCACGTTGCGAGCACTCGTCAGTCGAGCGGCCGTCGCCGTTCAGTTTTCGCCGTCGCTCTATGTCACGGTGTACGCCATCGTCTGGACGCTCACGAGCGCCGCCCTCGATCCCACCGTGCCCTTCGACGCTGTCGAAGCCCTGAACTGGGCCCGCAATGCGGAATGGGGAACACCCAAGAACCCCTGGCTGGTCGGGTTCTCGATGTGGCCAGCAATAGGGTCGGGGCTGACTGGTGAAGCGCTTGCGTTCTATTGGTATGCGTCGCACTTCGCGGTAGTTGCCGTCGGGATGCTGGGTGTCTGGCATCTGGCCGAACGGTTGTCGGGCGATCCGCGTCTTGCCTGGCTCGCCCTGCTGAGCCTGCACCTGAGCGGCGCGATCAACATCGACATCCTCCCGTACAACGACAACTATCTGCTGGTCATGCTCTGGCCGTGGATGCTCTGGCTCTTCGTGCGCGCGATGTACGACTCGCCAAAGTTCTGGCTGGCGTTCGGCGTAGTCGCCGGTCTCGCTGCCATGACCAAGTATTCGACGTTTGCACTGCTGGGCGCGATATTTGTCATGACGCTGTGGACACCGGACACGCGCCGCCACTACCGGCACCCCGCCTTCCTGCTCGGGCTGCTCGTCTTCTTCGCCCTGATTGCCCCGAACATCCTTTGGCTCGCACGGCACGATTTCGCAGCGTTTCGCTGGGTCGACGACCAGATCCACCCCAGGTTGAACTGGCGCGGCCTGCGCGGCGCACTCACCGCGTTCTATCCTGTGGCGACGCTCGCTTTCGTCATGCATCTGGCCGGTCTGCGCTTCAAACGTCCGACCGCGCCGGTCCGGTTCGTCGCGATGACAGTGCTCGCGCCGCTACTTCCCATCCTCATCTATTTCACGCTGCACGAAGGCGGACGCATCTCCGAATGGCTGCAACCGTTCGCCGTCCCGCTGCCCGCGCTGTTCGTCGCGTGTGTGTTACCGGTCACGGCAAAGCGCGCCCCGCGAATTTCGCGCTGGTTGCCCGTCGTCGGGCTGACGGTGTGGATGGGCTATGCCACGGTGCTGAGCCTGAACTTGCGTAACACCGGAGAGAAGTTCGCCGGTATCAAAGCGGCGAGCATCGCCCTGGAACAGCGCTGGCGGGCGCGCTATCACGCGCCGCTGGCTTACGTCGGCAACGACCATCTCGCAACGTGGCTGACGTTCTACGCACCGGGCCAGCCACGCCTGCTCACCCGCTGGTCGGCGAAAGTGCGCCCCAATATCTACACAAAGGACATCGACGAGGTAGAAGTCCGCGCGCGCGGGGCGATTCTGATCGGCCACCCCGGCCGGTCGTGCCGACGCGCCAGTTTCGCGCATACGCTCGCCCTGTGGCCGTCGCTGACCATCGACGCCCGCGAAACGCTGCCGTTCTCGTACCACGGCGGCAGCACGCCCGGCACGGCAATGCCGCTTTGCGTCGCATACATTGCACCGCAGCCATGA
- a CDS encoding aliphatic sulfonate ABC transporter substrate-binding protein codes for MKPPKAVSAISRRQFLTVLSAGAASAALPSFSAYAAYEAGKFRIGYQKAASTLVLAKANGSLEARLKPLGVEVTWAEFAAGPQLLEALNVGAIDFGYVGEAPPVFAQAAGADFVYSAYEVPTPLAEGVVVPNSSSVKTVADLRGKRVAFNKGSDVHWFLVALLRKHGLDYGDISPVFLAPADARAALERGSVDAWAIWDPFLTAVLDQSPVRLLANAEGAADHHQFFLSQRAFAEKRADVIKATLDALGQTGQQIRGDYAAAAAQLASIQGLDAKIIEKGLRHYAHVYKPVSPSVLAAQQRIADTFLQLKLIPRQIRVADATLRQPIA; via the coding sequence ATGAAACCGCCTAAGGCCGTCTCGGCCATCTCACGCCGTCAGTTCCTTACGGTGCTCAGCGCAGGGGCCGCATCGGCCGCGCTCCCTTCGTTTTCGGCTTACGCCGCCTACGAGGCGGGCAAGTTCCGCATCGGCTACCAGAAGGCCGCCAGCACCCTCGTGCTAGCCAAAGCCAATGGCTCGCTGGAAGCGCGGCTCAAGCCGCTTGGCGTAGAAGTCACATGGGCGGAGTTTGCGGCTGGCCCGCAGTTGCTCGAAGCCCTGAACGTCGGCGCAATCGATTTCGGATACGTCGGCGAAGCGCCGCCCGTCTTCGCGCAAGCGGCCGGGGCCGACTTCGTCTACAGCGCCTACGAGGTGCCCACGCCCCTCGCCGAAGGTGTCGTCGTACCCAACAGTTCGTCGGTCAAAACGGTGGCCGATCTTCGCGGCAAGCGCGTGGCGTTCAACAAGGGATCGGACGTCCACTGGTTCCTCGTTGCGTTGCTGCGCAAGCACGGCCTCGATTACGGCGACATCAGCCCGGTGTTTCTTGCCCCTGCCGACGCCCGCGCAGCCCTTGAGCGCGGCTCGGTCGACGCCTGGGCAATCTGGGACCCGTTCCTTACCGCCGTGCTCGACCAGAGCCCGGTGCGTCTGCTGGCCAATGCCGAAGGCGCGGCCGATCACCATCAGTTCTTCCTGAGTCAACGGGCCTTCGCCGAAAAGCGCGCCGACGTCATCAAGGCAACGCTCGACGCCCTCGGCCAGACGGGGCAGCAGATTCGTGGCGACTATGCCGCAGCCGCCGCACAACTGGCCTCGATCCAAGGGCTCGACGCCAAAATTATCGAGAAGGGGCTGCGTCACTACGCGCATGTCTACAAGCCGGTGTCGCCGTCCGTGCTGGCCGCGCAACAACGGATTGCCGACACGTTCCTGCAACTCAAGCTGATTCCGCGACAAATTCGTGTGGCCGACGCCACACTGCGTCAGCCGATTGCGTGA